The following proteins come from a genomic window of Kitasatospora sp. NBC_01246:
- a CDS encoding helix-turn-helix transcriptional regulator produces MASSAGAEKPSELGEFLRTRRARLRPEDVGLTTYGSRRRVPGLRREELSQLAGVSITYYTRLEQGQSRNVSDEVLDAIARALRLDGDEHAHLRNLARPGRPAKGRQAERFERVRPAVGRLIAAMADVPAVVVGLRNEVLAWNPLGHALLAGHLDAAAPDSPSARPNLSRLLFLDARTRELYPCWETEARAQVAFLRLAAGRHQEDRQLAEVIGELSMKSAEFAALWSRHPVHDCLFGTKEFHHPVVGDLALDFEALPLPEASGHRMLLFIAVPGSSSEAGLRLLAASAAASGWATGRTSAGREPVED; encoded by the coding sequence ATGGCGTCGTCGGCGGGGGCGGAGAAGCCCAGCGAGCTGGGCGAGTTCCTGCGCACCCGCCGCGCCCGGCTGCGGCCCGAGGACGTCGGGCTGACCACGTACGGCAGCCGGCGCCGGGTGCCCGGGCTGCGGCGCGAGGAGCTGTCCCAGCTGGCGGGCGTCAGCATCACCTACTACACGCGGCTGGAGCAGGGGCAGAGCCGCAACGTCTCCGACGAGGTGCTGGACGCCATCGCCCGGGCGCTGCGCCTCGACGGCGACGAGCACGCCCACCTGCGCAACCTGGCCCGCCCGGGCCGGCCGGCGAAGGGCCGCCAGGCCGAGCGCTTCGAGCGGGTCCGGCCGGCGGTGGGCCGGCTGATCGCGGCGATGGCCGACGTCCCGGCGGTGGTGGTCGGCCTGCGCAACGAGGTGCTGGCCTGGAACCCGCTCGGCCACGCACTGCTGGCCGGGCACCTGGACGCGGCGGCGCCGGACTCGCCGTCGGCGCGCCCCAACCTCTCCCGGCTGCTCTTCCTCGACGCGCGGACCCGGGAGCTCTACCCGTGCTGGGAGACCGAGGCCCGGGCCCAGGTCGCCTTCCTGCGGCTGGCCGCCGGGCGGCACCAGGAGGACCGGCAGCTGGCCGAGGTGATCGGCGAGCTGTCGATGAAGAGCGCGGAGTTCGCGGCGCTCTGGTCGCGCCACCCGGTGCACGACTGCCTGTTCGGCACCAAGGAGTTCCACCACCCGGTGGTCGGGGACTTGGCGCTGGACTTCGAGGCGCTGCCGCTGCCGGAGGCGTCCGGGCACCGGATGCTGCTCTTCATTGCGGTGCCCGGCTCGTCGTCGGAGGCCGGTCTGCGGCTGCTGGCGGCCAGTGCGGCGGCCTCGGGGTGGGCGACGGGGCGGACGTCGGCGGGCCGGGAGCCGGTCGAGGACTGA
- a CDS encoding LPXTG cell wall anchor domain-containing protein, with protein sequence MRKSVMPSFAKNVTATSGHRRLAAVAATVVLAGSVQLMTAEASWACGSGNTAGAEAKPVTPASAHKGDLTAGFHMTPDGQSITAGGAKAEIGVGVTNFTGAPYENVGPSFAIYNPQGPNRLEDFTVEAATAGGWKKLSLHHGCDPAIVADTSSLKVKQLTDGRAAHFAFRVSVSANAAADLKSFEVFIGGRADGYPMEQGGSHTYTVVRTAAPAKPATAAKPAAKPTTAAKPTAKPAAPKSAAPVAPVEDRTPAAPKATPTAPVSTAPATTAPAGTPELAQTGSSSTNGFLAAASAAFVALGAGVLIAVRRLRPQR encoded by the coding sequence ATGCGCAAGTCCGTTATGCCCTCTTTCGCGAAGAACGTCACCGCCACCTCGGGCCACCGCCGGCTCGCCGCCGTCGCCGCCACCGTCGTCCTCGCCGGCTCCGTCCAGCTGATGACCGCCGAGGCCTCCTGGGCCTGCGGCTCGGGAAACACGGCCGGCGCCGAGGCCAAGCCGGTCACCCCCGCGTCCGCGCACAAGGGCGACCTCACCGCCGGGTTCCACATGACCCCCGACGGCCAGAGCATCACCGCCGGCGGCGCCAAGGCCGAGATCGGCGTGGGAGTCACCAACTTCACCGGGGCCCCGTACGAGAACGTCGGCCCCTCCTTCGCGATCTACAACCCGCAGGGTCCCAACCGGCTGGAGGACTTCACCGTCGAGGCCGCCACCGCCGGCGGCTGGAAGAAGCTCTCCCTCCACCACGGCTGCGACCCCGCGATCGTCGCGGACACCAGCTCGCTCAAGGTCAAGCAGCTCACCGACGGCCGGGCCGCCCACTTCGCCTTCCGCGTCTCCGTCTCGGCGAACGCCGCCGCCGACCTGAAGAGCTTCGAGGTCTTCATCGGCGGCAGGGCCGACGGCTACCCCATGGAGCAGGGCGGAAGCCACACCTACACGGTCGTCCGCACCGCCGCCCCGGCCAAGCCGGCGACCGCCGCGAAGCCGGCCGCGAAGCCCACGACCGCAGCCAAGCCCACCGCCAAGCCCGCCGCCCCGAAGTCGGCCGCTCCCGTCGCGCCCGTCGAGGACAGGACCCCGGCCGCCCCCAAGGCCACGCCGACCGCCCCCGTCAGCACCGCGCCCGCCACCACCGCGCCCGCCGGCACCCCCGAGCTCGCCCAGACCGGCTCCAGCTCCACCAACGGCTTCCTCGCCGCCGCCTCCGCCGCCTTCGTCGCGCTCGGCGCGGGCGTTCTGATCGCCGTGCGCCGGCTGCGTCCCCAGCGCTGA